A region of the Dyadobacter sp. CECT 9275 genome:
TGTACCTCTCCACAGTCGCGAAATTGGGCGTAGCCCCAGGCGAATGTATTGCTTTTGAAGATTCACATGCCGGTTTGCGATCTGCGCACGCAGCCGGAATGGTCGCTATTTCAGTACCCGCAGCGGAAGTTTATGATGATCCCAAATTTGACCTCGCCCATTACAAGATACGTTCTCTGAAAGATTACATTTTTACAGAAATGAGTGAGTTTCCGCAGGTATTATTCAATAATTGATTCATAAACCTTTCAGCCCCTGCCCTATATGATTGGCTTAAGGCATTTCAGTATTGTTGTTGCAACACGGATCATCATCATCATCCTGAGCATCCTGGCATTGTTATGGCTGTCGCACCAGCAGACTAATAAGGGATTGATTTACATGCTGGGCATCGTTATCATTTCCATCCAGGGCTCCTTGCTGTATCAGTATGTTACAAAAGTCAATCGCAAACTAACCTATTTCCTGGAATCTGTCAGGTACTCGGATTTTACGATCAACTTCCGGGCAGATAACAAAATGGGAAAAACCTTCAAAGAACTTAACCAGCAGTTCAATGAAGTGCTGCTGGCGTTCAGACAAGCCAGGGCCGAAAAGGAAGCCAATCTTCAGTACCTCAATACCATCGTGCAGCATATTGGCACCGGCCTCATTACCTTTGACAGCAACGGAAAAGTCAATATCATTAACAGTGCCGCCCTTCGTATGCTGGGGATATACCGCCTGCACCAGCTCAGCGAATTACAGGAAAAACATCCACGGCTCTACGAATTGCTTTCCGAACTGACTTCGGGCGTCAGGGAGTTGTATCGCACGCCCAATGATCAGCCGCTGGCTTTGCAGGGAGCGGCTATACAGCTGCGCGGCACCTGGGTGAGAATCGTAGTTTTGCAAAATATACAAACCGAACTTCAGCAGCAGGAAGTGGAATCCTGGCAAAACCTCACAAGGGTATTGCGTCATGAGATCATGAATTCCATGACGCCGATCGTCTCCCTGGTAGGTACTATGCGGATGATCGTTAACGAAGACATTGAAAAATCAACCACTGACCAGGAAGCAGTGACTGACCTGAAAGAAGCACTTCATACGCTCGAAAAACGGAGCAAAGGAATGATGCAGTTTGTTAATGCCTACCGCGACTTCACTACTTTACCTAAGCCCGTTTTCACTAGCCTCAACGTTACGGAGCTTTTGAATGATGTTATTCAGCTTTTGCAAACCGATCTTGTTGCGTCAGGTGTGCTGTGGAAGCTGAATGTCAAACCCGAAAATTTAACGATTAAAGCGGATTCCAGCCAGATACAACAGGTGCTGATCAACCTTATCAAAAACGCTTCGGAAGCATTTTCCATACAAACCAGCAGGCTCATTACCCTGAATGCTTATTCGACTGACAGCCATACGGTCATTGAAGTGGAGGACAATGGTGATGGGATAGAACCCGAAGCGCTCGAGAATATTTTCATCCCCTTTTATACTACTAAAAAAACCGGTTCCGGTATTGGTCTGAGCCTCTCGCGCCAGATACTGCAGCAGCATGGCGGCAACCTGACGGTTGTTTCAGAAGTGGGAAAAGGAACCGTTTTTAGTCTCATCATTTAACCGAAGGATACGCCGTTACACCAGATTGGATAATCCTGAAAAACGTTCCCCCAAAATTGCCTTTGCATTTCCACCCAGCCAGTCTTTTAGCAGCGATGCATAAATATTTCTAAAGTCAACCGAAAAACGCAGATCACCCGCGTCCAGATCCGACAGGTCCGGAGCTTCATTGTAAACGACTGAGTTTCTGGGCGGGCCTCCGATCAGAAAAACGTTATTGGCAGTTCCGTGATCTGTACCACCACTGGCATTTTGTTTTACCCGACGGCCAAATTCACTGAAAGTCAGAATAAGCGTACGGCCCAGCTGGCCATTTTTTTTGAGGTCTGTTACAAAAGCCGAAATACCCTCCGAATATTGCTGAAGCAAACGCTCCTGCTGATTTTTCTGATTTACATGTGTATCAAAGCCCGATAATGATACATAATAAACAGAAGTTTCCACGCCGGAATTAATCAGTTCAGATATGGTCTTCAGATTTTTTGCCAACTCACTGTTGGGATAAATGTTACTGCCTGGACGCACTTTTACTTTCTCATGCAAATACGCTGCGCTTGACTCCGTTTCAATGATGGTTTTGTAGAGATAATCAACCGTACTGTTCACCCCCTGTTTTTCATTTGCTTTTACCAGCTTTTTCAATTCCGCAAAACGAGCCTGGCTATATAATTTTCGCGGGTTGAGCAGCGCCAATCCGTTGGCCTCACTCCCCTTCATGGCAAGACTTAGGGTATCGTCGATTTCCAGCATTTGGTAAGGTCTCACTCCATTTTCCCTGCATTGCGCGTCTAGATACCTCCCCAGCCATCCGGTATTCAGGTATTCAGTGGATTTACTCGCCGTTTGCCAGATATCCATCGAACGAAAATGTGAACGGTCCGGATTAGGGTATCCTACATTATTAATGATTCTGACCCGCCCGTCGTCGTACAAATTTCGTAGTAAGGTCAGTGCAGGATTAAGGCCTATTTCGTCATTGAGGGCAATCACATTTGGGCGTTCTATGGCCAATACCGGTCTTTCCCGATAGTAAATATCATTCCGGTAAGGAATAACAGTATTCAGTCCGTCGTTGCCGCCGGAAAGCTGGATCACTACCAGTATGTTCTGATTCCCCGAACCAATACTCCGGCCGGTTAACTTTAAAAACTCAGGTGCCAGCCAGGTGCCCGAGGCGGCCACCACCGATTTCCGGATAAAATCTCTCCTTTTCATCTTCTAAAAAAGTTAGTTTTTGATTTAACAGACCTGATATTCAGGAAGCCCCATGAAGGCCAGTGTCAGAAGCCTGACGCGCTTGGGCCTGTCCGTTTCACCTGACGCCTTACTCTTCACAAGCTGCATGACTGGCTCGGATGGCGGTACTGCAAACAAATCTGCTGCCATCATTTCTGCTAGGTCCTGATCGGAAACAGCATGGTACCGTTCAACCAATTTACTCCAATCCAGTTTATCGGCAGCAGTGTTTTGTTGCACCGTTATATCATTCACATCCCCGCTCTGTTTTCCCTTCACCGGACCGATCCCCTTCCCGGTAATTAAAAAGGGGAGGTTCATCCGGTACAACAGGCTGGAACCATCAATCCAGCTTCTGCCTCCTGGCCAGCCTGCAACGTTGGGCGGATAAAACAGTACCTGCCCCAATACCTTCTGAACCAAAAGCGGTTGCTCTCCAGCGCCGAAGGCCCCGGGAATGGCTTGCGCTATACCGGCCATCAAGGATACCGGAGATTTTATAAGTAATTGATCCGAGGGAATTTCATAGAACCAGTCGGAAAGAAATATTTTTTTCATCAAGCCTCCGATATCGTATCCCGACTGATAAAAGATGTCCGCTAAATCTTCAATTCTCCTTTTATTAAGCTTTTCGCTTACAAATGCCTGATATAGTTTGGTAACCACATGCCGGGCCGTTTGTTTTTGTCTGAGCAGAATACGTATGACATCTTCACCCCGGAAATCTCCTTCCCGGCCCAGAAAGTTTTTGATACCATTGTCATGGGTGCGTTCCCGGAAAACAAATTGTCCCTCTGTATCAAATCCCCAACCCGTAAAAGCCCTGGCCACTTCCTTCACGTCTGTTTCGGTATAATTGCCACGGCCTAAGGTAAAAAGTTCCATGACCTCTCTGGCAAAATTTTCGTTCGGGCTTGATTTCCTATTCTGCTGGTTATTCAGAAATTGCAGCATAGCGGGCTCCTTAGAAATGGCCATGAGCATATCCCCAAAATTCCCCAGCGAATGTTTTCTGATTGTATTGATATAACTCAAAACAAAACCAGGAACAACCGTTCGACAAGCAAAATGGCCATGCCAAAACAAAGCCATCCGCTCCGTAAAAACCCCTTCCCGTCGGTTCATAAGACTTAACCACTCAAGATTCATCCTTTTTATCCTTAGTTTCGCTTCCTCCCGGAGTTCCTTTTTGGAGGTACCATCCATTTCTTTGCGCTGGCCCAGCACCTCGTTTACCTCCTGCATTATTGGTGTAAATCCGGATTGACTGGAAAAAAGATTTTCAACCGCCTGGGGGATTGTCAGGGTGCTTTCAGGCAAGTACCCGAATGCAGCACGTCTATAGAGATGTAGAACTCTCATTTTCTGACCATTATCTCGCATCACAAATCCATTTTTATACCTTTGACGTCCTTTCACGACCAAGGTTTAAGAACAAATCGGAGAAGTCTCAAATCTGTTATATTTTTTGTAGATTACAACCAAAAAACAACATCATTTGTCTTTGCTGAAAACCATTAGGAAGAAGAAATCATGAAAAGACTATTATTGGGAATCATGCTGGTGTCAACGATTTCGGCCTGCAACAATTCATCAGTGGACAAGAAAGATCCAAATGAAATTTATTACAAGGAAACGGTGAGCATCAATGACGTCCCGCGGTCTACACTTACCTTTTTTGAAGTTGAAGACAGCCGCTGTCCGGAGGGAGTCCAGTGTATCTGGGCTGGGAACGCCACCGTGGACCTGGCATTGAGTGGTGTGACGACCGAAGGTGGTGTCACCAAACACGTCACCATGTGCCTTGGCGATTGCCATACCATTAGCCCGACAACCGGCTTTCAGGTAACGGACACACTGGATGAAAATTTTGCGGGACAAAAGTATCGGTTCATTCTGGAATCCGTTAATCCGAAAGCCCGGCTCGACAGCACCCGAAAAAAGCAGGATTATTCTATTGTTCTGAAAATAGAAAAAAGGTAAAAAGGCAGAGCTGTGCGTATACCAGGAGATCCTTCACAGCTCTGCCTTTCAGGCAGCCAGTTTGCTTTTTTTGTACCCGTAACCAAAATAGATCAGCAGGCCAATTGCGAGCCATATCACAAAGATCAGCCAGTTGGACGAGCCCAGTTCCGTCATCAGATACAGATTGGTGAGTATCCCCGCCACGGGAAGCGACGAGAAATTATATCTAAAGCTAAGGTAGGATAACGTTGCCCAGGTGATCCAGAAAATGATCGTCAGAAGCTTATGTTCGATTATTTCTGAAGCCGAAAGAGCATCCCATTCTTTAAGGGTATCCTGGCCGTACAAAAGTATCCCGCCAACCGCCAGGATAAAAAGCCCGCCTATCAGGAATTTCCCGTTGATATAAGGTACCCTGAATTTTGACCTTTGAGAAATACCGGTATGATCGAGGTACAAAACGCCTCCGCATACCAGTATGAAGGCAAAAAAGGTACCTACACTGGTAAGGTCAACGAAGAAGTCCATCTTAAAAAAAAGAGCAGGAACCGCAACCACTACCCCCGTTACAATGGTAGCAAACGAGGGGGTTTTATACCTGGGGTGAATGGTCGAGAATTTCTTCCACAAAAGTCCGTCACGGCTCATGGTCATCCAGATCCTGGGCTGCCCCAACTGATATACCAGCAGTGCACTGGTAATAGCGATCACAGAACTTACGGAGATCAGCCCGGCCATGAAATCCAGACCCACGCTCTGGAATACGAAAGCAAGGGGATCACTCACATTCAACTCTTTGTAATTCACCATACCTGTCAGTACCAGGGTGATGAGCACATACAGGACTGTGCAAATCAGCAAACAATAGATCATGGCCCTGGGCATATCCCGCTGAGGGTCCTTACATTCTTCTGCTGTGGTTGAGATGGAATCAAAACCGATGAAGGCAAAAAATACCGCTGCCACACCGCTCAAAACTCCACTTACTCCATTGGGCGCAAATGGGCTCCAATTCTCCGGTTTTACGTAAAACGCCCCTGCAAAAATCACCAGCAAAACCACTCCTATTTTTAGTATCACCATGATATTACTTGCCGTCCGTGACTCCCGGATTCCGATGTACACCAGTGCCGTAACCAGTAACGTAACCAGGCCTGCAGGAAGGTTCAGAATAATCGGAAAGTCCCCAACCCGCGGTGCTACCTCAAAGGCGTGGGCGGCCAAACGTTCGTATGCCGTAAGTGTCGCCTGTCCTGAGGTTTGTAGTTTATGAAAAGCTTCGGAGGCGGCCACCGGGTTCATAGTCAGCCAGCCGGGAAGCGTAATCCCAAATCCTTTTAACATACTAACAAAATACTCCGCCCACGAAATAGCCACCACCATGTTGGAAACCGCATATTCCAGTATTAAAGCCCAACCGATGATCCAGGCAAAGAGCTCACCAAAAGCAACATAGGCATAGGTATAGGCACTGCCCGAAACCGGCACCGTACTGGCAAACTGAGCGTATGAAAGCGCTGTAAAAACGCAGGCTACAGCAGTAAAAACAAACAAAAGTGAAACGGCTGGCCCTCCATTAAAGCTGGCAAGACCAATGGTACTAAAAATACCCGCACCGACGATTGCCGCAATCCCCAAAGATACCAGGTCTCTTACACCCAATATTTTAGCCAAACCTCCTTCCTCCGCCGAATGGGCGTCTTTAAGAATCTGATCCACCGATTTTTTACGAAACAAAGAAGTGTTCTTTTCCATTTAGAACTGCGTGTAAGGAGTTATATTGAGTTTAAGGAGCTAAAATAACGATATTCTTTGTCCTGCCCAGAATTGCGTCCTAATTTGTGAATTCTCACTGACTTAACTTTCATTTTGTTATTAAAAGGCCTTAAAATGATAATTACAAGTATATATCCGGGGAGATGTAACCAGACTGAACGTATATTAGTTTACCAACCATTTTCATAATCCCGATTTAAAGTTAACTTTACGAACTCCATCCGACACCACTCCATGATATTGACAATCCGGCCGGTTTTATTCCTGCTCTTCCTTGCAATCTCGGGTACTGAAACGTTTGCCCAGTCCTCATTGTATACCCCCGCCCAGGCGCATTCGCACAATGACTATGAGCATAAAAATGCGTTCTGGGATGCATACAAACAGGGGTTCGGATCCATCGAAGCCGATTTAATACTTCAGGACAGCGTCTTGTATACAGCTCATGACAAGACAGGAATTTCAGAAGAGCGTACTTTTAAGAAACTTTATCTGGAACCAATAATTTCGGAAATTGAAAAAAATGGGGGTAAAATCTATGCGCAGTCCAATACCATACTGCAACTGCTGATTGACCTGAAAACACCTGCCACAGAAACGATGGCGGTGCTACTGCGCGAACTGGCTCCTTACGAACAATATCTGGCACCGAAAGGAACTGTAAAAATCGTAATCAGCGGCAATACGCCAGATCCTACCACCTATAATAAATACCCCGACTACATTTATTTTGATGGCCGGCCAGACATTAGTTATACCAAATATCAATTACTGAGGCTAGGACTGATCAGCCAGTCGTTCCAGACCTACTCCAAATGGAACGGTGAAGGAGAAATGCTCAAAAAAGACCAAAAACGGCTTGAGAAAGTCATC
Encoded here:
- a CDS encoding DUF1800 domain-containing protein, producing the protein MRVLHLYRRAAFGYLPESTLTIPQAVENLFSSQSGFTPIMQEVNEVLGQRKEMDGTSKKELREEAKLRIKRMNLEWLSLMNRREGVFTERMALFWHGHFACRTVVPGFVLSYINTIRKHSLGNFGDMLMAISKEPAMLQFLNNQQNRKSSPNENFAREVMELFTLGRGNYTETDVKEVARAFTGWGFDTEGQFVFRERTHDNGIKNFLGREGDFRGEDVIRILLRQKQTARHVVTKLYQAFVSEKLNKRRIEDLADIFYQSGYDIGGLMKKIFLSDWFYEIPSDQLLIKSPVSLMAGIAQAIPGAFGAGEQPLLVQKVLGQVLFYPPNVAGWPGGRSWIDGSSLLYRMNLPFLITGKGIGPVKGKQSGDVNDITVQQNTAADKLDWSKLVERYHAVSDQDLAEMMAADLFAVPPSEPVMQLVKSKASGETDRPKRVRLLTLAFMGLPEYQVC
- a CDS encoding amino acid permease, yielding MEKNTSLFRKKSVDQILKDAHSAEEGGLAKILGVRDLVSLGIAAIVGAGIFSTIGLASFNGGPAVSLLFVFTAVACVFTALSYAQFASTVPVSGSAYTYAYVAFGELFAWIIGWALILEYAVSNMVVAISWAEYFVSMLKGFGITLPGWLTMNPVAASEAFHKLQTSGQATLTAYERLAAHAFEVAPRVGDFPIILNLPAGLVTLLVTALVYIGIRESRTASNIMVILKIGVVLLVIFAGAFYVKPENWSPFAPNGVSGVLSGVAAVFFAFIGFDSISTTAEECKDPQRDMPRAMIYCLLICTVLYVLITLVLTGMVNYKELNVSDPLAFVFQSVGLDFMAGLISVSSVIAITSALLVYQLGQPRIWMTMSRDGLLWKKFSTIHPRYKTPSFATIVTGVVVAVPALFFKMDFFVDLTSVGTFFAFILVCGGVLYLDHTGISQRSKFRVPYINGKFLIGGLFILAVGGILLYGQDTLKEWDALSASEIIEHKLLTIIFWITWATLSYLSFRYNFSSLPVAGILTNLYLMTELGSSNWLIFVIWLAIGLLIYFGYGYKKSKLAA
- a CDS encoding sensor histidine kinase codes for the protein MIGLRHFSIVVATRIIIIILSILALLWLSHQQTNKGLIYMLGIVIISIQGSLLYQYVTKVNRKLTYFLESVRYSDFTINFRADNKMGKTFKELNQQFNEVLLAFRQARAEKEANLQYLNTIVQHIGTGLITFDSNGKVNIINSAALRMLGIYRLHQLSELQEKHPRLYELLSELTSGVRELYRTPNDQPLALQGAAIQLRGTWVRIVVLQNIQTELQQQEVESWQNLTRVLRHEIMNSMTPIVSLVGTMRMIVNEDIEKSTTDQEAVTDLKEALHTLEKRSKGMMQFVNAYRDFTTLPKPVFTSLNVTELLNDVIQLLQTDLVASGVLWKLNVKPENLTIKADSSQIQQVLINLIKNASEAFSIQTSRLITLNAYSTDSHTVIEVEDNGDGIEPEALENIFIPFYTTKKTGSGIGLSLSRQILQQHGGNLTVVSEVGKGTVFSLII
- a CDS encoding DUF1501 domain-containing protein, with the translated sequence MKRRDFIRKSVVAASGTWLAPEFLKLTGRSIGSGNQNILVVIQLSGGNDGLNTVIPYRNDIYYRERPVLAIERPNVIALNDEIGLNPALTLLRNLYDDGRVRIINNVGYPNPDRSHFRSMDIWQTASKSTEYLNTGWLGRYLDAQCRENGVRPYQMLEIDDTLSLAMKGSEANGLALLNPRKLYSQARFAELKKLVKANEKQGVNSTVDYLYKTIIETESSAAYLHEKVKVRPGSNIYPNSELAKNLKTISELINSGVETSVYYVSLSGFDTHVNQKNQQERLLQQYSEGISAFVTDLKKNGQLGRTLILTFSEFGRRVKQNASGGTDHGTANNVFLIGGPPRNSVVYNEAPDLSDLDAGDLRFSVDFRNIYASLLKDWLGGNAKAILGERFSGLSNLV
- a CDS encoding phosphatidylinositol-specific phospholipase C/glycerophosphodiester phosphodiesterase family protein, with the protein product MILTIRPVLFLLFLAISGTETFAQSSLYTPAQAHSHNDYEHKNAFWDAYKQGFGSIEADLILQDSVLYTAHDKTGISEERTFKKLYLEPIISEIEKNGGKIYAQSNTILQLLIDLKTPATETMAVLLRELAPYEQYLAPKGTVKIVISGNTPDPTTYNKYPDYIYFDGRPDISYTKYQLLRLGLISQSFQTYSKWNGEGEMLKKDQKRLEKVISQAHELDKKIRFWATPDNINAWKTMMSLKVDYLNTDKVVEMGDYLRTAPK